GATGATCATAAACAAATTCACCTGCTTTGGAATATTCGCCATATCGAACCACCTCATCTCTGAATGGTCGCACCATTTGCGAATGGCACACATAACATCCCTCCCTCACATAAATATCTCTTCCCTGCAATTCCAGTGGAGTATAAGGTTGCACACTTGCTATAGTTGGAACATTTGATTTTACTAAAAAGGTTGGAATTAATTCCACTATACCACCAATTAATACAATCAATAATGCAAGTACCATCATTTGAACAGGTCTTCTTTCAATTGCGCGATGCCAGAATTCACCTTTGTGCACTTTAATTACTTTCGGCATATCAGGAACTTCCACATCTTCATTATTTGCGAACTTTCCTTGTTTAGCTGTTTTAATTAAATTGTATGTCATTATTATTACACCAATTAAATAGAGAGTACCTCCTATCGAGCGCAATGCATACATTCCTTTTAATTGTGTACTTGTTTCCAGAAACGAATAAGTTAATTGTCCTTCCGGATTAAAATCTTTCCACATTAATGCTTGTGCAAATCCTCCCCAATACATTGGAACAGCATAAATTAATATACCGAGTGTTCCTATCCAGAAGTGAAAATTCGCAAGCGATTTTGAATATAATTCTGTTTTCCACATGCGCGGAATTAACCAATATAAAATACCGAATGTTAGAAATCCATTCCATCCCAATGCGCCAACGTGAACGTGTGCAACAATCCAGTCGGTAAAGTGCGCAATGGCATTTACGTTTTTAAGTGATAACAATGGCCCCTCTAAAGTTGCCATACCATAACATGTAACAGCAACCACCATAAATTTCAAAACAACATCGTCGCGCACCTTGTCCCATGCACCTCTCAGCGTTAATAATCCATTTACCATTCCACCCCAGGAAGGTGCAATTAACATGATGGAAAATGCAGTTCCAAGTGTTTGTGCCCAATGTGGCAATGCAGTATATAATAAATGGTGAGGACCTGCCCAGATATATAAAAATATTAAGGTCCAGAAATGTACTATAGATAATTTATAAGAATAAACCGGACGATTTGCTGCCTTAGGTAAAAAATAATACATTAATCCTAAGTATGGAGTTGTAAGAAAAAATGCAACTGCATTATGTCCGTACCACCACTGCACCAAAGCATCCTGCACACCTGCATACATCGAATAACTTTTTGTTAGCGATATCGGAATTTCCATGGAGTTAACAATATGCAACATTGCAACCGTAACGAATGTGGCAATATAAAACCAGATACCAACATAAATATGTCGTTCTCTTCTTTTAATAATGGTGCCCATCATATTAATTCCGAATGCAACCCACATTAATGCAATTAAAATATCCAATGGCCATTCTAATTCTGCATATTCTTTAGAAGTGGTGTATCCCATCGACAGCGACAATGCAGCCAATACAATAATTAATTGCCATCCCCAAAAATGTATTTTGCCCAGCAGATCGCTGAACATTCGTGTTTTACATAAACGTTGAAGCGAATAATATACTCCCATAAAAATTCCGTTTCCAACAAATGCAAAAATCACTGCATTGGTATGTATTGGTCGGTCGCGACTAAATGTAATTTGTGGTATTCCCATATTTAATTTCGGGAAAACCAATTCAAGTG
The genomic region above belongs to Bacteroidota bacterium and contains:
- the ccoN gene encoding cytochrome-c oxidase, cbb3-type subunit I, whose amino-acid sequence is MDLVKVSYDNKIVKQFAIATVFWGLIGMSVGLWIALELVFPKLNMGIPQITFSRDRPIHTNAVIFAFVGNGIFMGVYYSLQRLCKTRMFSDLLGKIHFWGWQLIIVLAALSLSMGYTTSKEYAELEWPLDILIALMWVAFGINMMGTIIKRRERHIYVGIWFYIATFVTVAMLHIVNSMEIPISLTKSYSMYAGVQDALVQWWYGHNAVAFFLTTPYLGLMYYFLPKAANRPVYSYKLSIVHFWTLIFLYIWAGPHHLLYTALPHWAQTLGTAFSIMLIAPSWGGMVNGLLTLRGAWDKVRDDVVLKFMVVAVTCYGMATLEGPLLSLKNVNAIAHFTDWIVAHVHVGALGWNGFLTFGILYWLIPRMWKTELYSKSLANFHFWIGTLGILIYAVPMYWGGFAQALMWKDFNPEGQLTYSFLETSTQLKGMYALRSIGGTLYLIGVIIMTYNLIKTAKQGKFANNEDVEVPDMPKVIKVHKGEFWHRAIERRPVQMMVLALLIVLIGGIVELIPTFLVKSNVPTIASVQPYTPLELQGRDIYVREGCYVCHSQMVRPFRDEVVRYGEYSKAGEFVYDHPFQWGSKRTGPDLAREGVGVLKKPDSWHYMHMLDPQSVSTGSIMPSYKWMHVNELDTTTTRAKIKVMQKLGVPYPEGYEEIANNDLMIQADIIAESLRKDGIETASNMEIVALIAYLQRLGKDINTETTSQQQTQK